Proteins encoded in a region of the Stieleria neptunia genome:
- a CDS encoding ABC transporter ATP-binding protein: MDTDSTAVADSADENTPAGAAPAAARSSATGSDVVIETRNLSKIYKDFWGRKKVHALKSLDIEVRKGEIFGLLGPNGSGKSTTIKLILGLLFPTSGRVLVFDKDATETKKNEQIGYLPEESYLYQFLNAEETLDFYGRLFDMSGRQRKQRVEELLTLVGLQGARHRQLREYSKGMRRRVGLAQALINDPDLILLDEPTTGLDPIGIREMKDLILALRDQGKTILLCSHQLGDVQDVCDRVAILHQGELKELGRVTDLLKVQDVTEVHASGLSEDAKNEIREVIARHGADLKSMDNPTATMEDLFLNIVRESEARPGARRVSATAGDEPPADEQAADASAAEGSQAGSDES; encoded by the coding sequence GTGGATACCGATTCAACCGCCGTCGCGGACTCCGCCGACGAAAACACACCCGCAGGCGCCGCCCCGGCCGCCGCCCGTTCCAGTGCGACGGGCAGCGATGTCGTCATCGAAACCCGCAACTTGAGCAAGATTTACAAGGATTTCTGGGGCCGAAAGAAAGTCCACGCGTTGAAATCCTTGGACATCGAAGTCCGCAAGGGCGAAATCTTCGGGCTGCTCGGCCCCAACGGCAGCGGCAAGTCGACCACGATCAAATTGATCTTGGGCTTGCTGTTCCCCACCAGCGGACGCGTGCTGGTGTTCGACAAGGACGCCACCGAGACCAAAAAGAACGAGCAGATCGGTTACCTGCCCGAAGAATCCTATCTCTATCAGTTCCTTAACGCCGAAGAGACCCTGGACTTTTACGGACGCCTGTTCGACATGTCCGGGCGGCAGCGAAAACAACGCGTCGAGGAACTGCTGACGCTGGTCGGGTTGCAAGGCGCCCGCCACCGCCAATTGCGTGAATACAGTAAAGGGATGCGGCGCCGCGTCGGTCTGGCCCAGGCGTTGATCAACGATCCCGACCTGATCCTGTTGGACGAGCCCACCACCGGATTGGACCCGATCGGGATTCGCGAGATGAAGGACCTGATCCTGGCCCTCCGCGATCAGGGGAAAACGATCCTGTTGTGCAGCCACCAACTCGGTGACGTGCAAGACGTCTGCGATCGTGTCGCCATTTTGCACCAGGGCGAATTGAAGGAACTCGGCCGCGTCACCGACTTGCTGAAGGTTCAAGACGTGACCGAAGTCCACGCCAGCGGGCTCAGCGAAGACGCCAAGAACGAAATCCGCGAGGTCATCGCGCGGCACGGTGCGGACTTGAAATCGATGGACAACCCGACCGCGACGATGGAGGACTTGTTCCTCAACATCGTGCGGGAAAGCGAAGCCCGCCCCGGCGCACGCCGCGTCTCGGCCACCGCCGGCGACGAGCCGCCTGCCGACGAGCAGGCCGCCGACGCCTCCGCCGCCGAAGGATCGCAAGCGGGGAGTGACGAATCATGA